Proteins co-encoded in one Chroicocephalus ridibundus chromosome 6, bChrRid1.1, whole genome shotgun sequence genomic window:
- the THAP4 gene encoding peroxynitrite isomerase THAP4 isoform X2, producing the protein MAGSGANAETPQLNPVMEPLSWMLGTWLSDPPGDGTFPTMKPFQYLEEVHISHVGQPMLNFSFNAFHPDTRKPMHRECGFIRLKPDTNKVAFISAQNTGLVEVEEGEVNGQELSIASHSIARISFAKKPHVEQITRKFRLNSDGKLEQTVSMATTTQPMTQHLHITYKKVTP; encoded by the exons AGACTCCCCAGCTGAATCCTGTAATGGAGCCCCTGTCCTGGATGCTGGGCACTTGGCTCTCAGACCCGCCAGGAGACGGCACCTTCCCTACAATGAagcccttccagtacctggaaGAAGTGCACATCTCTCACGTGGGGCAGCCCATGCTCAACTTCTC GTTCAACGCCTTCCATCCGGACACCAGGAAGCCCATGCACCGAGAATGTGGATTCATCCGCCTCAAACCTGACACTAATAAGGTGGCCTTCATCAGTGCCCAGAACACAG GTctggtggaggtggaggaaggggaggtgaATGGACAAGAGCTGTCTATAGCTTCTCACTCCATAGCCAGGATCTCCTTTGCCAAGAAGCCCCACGTAGAGCAG ATTACCAGAAAATTCAGGCTCAATTCCGATGGGAAACTCGAACAAACTGTCTCGATGGCAACCACTACGCAGCCCATGACTCAGCACCTCCACATTACCTACAAAAAGGTGACACCCTGA